The following coding sequences lie in one Metallumcola ferriviriculae genomic window:
- a CDS encoding GTPase yields MTAKKILLAGRTNVGKSLLALTLTRFLGINTLPITWHNYPNKNQTYRFNFAIAKQKLVNAAEYHTQGLYDINIELSKLTKLQLVDTTALTDEVHPKKQLRQYMAMTIEAIQDCDCLIHIYDAEYYTDHPIADIDRSLMELETKGKYISVVNKIDTLKANVGVQRIQSLAGENSFLCSCTTGQGIVALRQELLKLLKV; encoded by the coding sequence ATGACAGCTAAGAAAATTTTACTTGCTGGGAGAACCAATGTAGGGAAAAGTCTTTTAGCCTTAACTTTAACCAGATTTTTAGGTATTAACACATTGCCAATTACTTGGCACAATTATCCTAATAAAAACCAAACATATAGATTTAACTTCGCTATAGCCAAACAAAAATTGGTCAATGCTGCTGAGTATCATACACAGGGGCTTTATGACATCAACATTGAATTGTCTAAACTGACTAAATTGCAGTTGGTGGATACTACTGCGTTAACTGACGAAGTTCATCCAAAGAAACAGTTGCGGCAATACATGGCTATGACAATAGAAGCAATTCAAGATTGTGATTGTTTAATACATATTTATGATGCCGAGTATTATACCGACCACCCGATTGCCGATATCGATCGCAGTTTGATGGAATTAGAAACAAAAGGTAAGTATATATCTGTTGTAAACAAAATCGACACCTTAAAAGCTAATGTAGGCGTGCAAAGAATTCAATCCCTTGCAGGGGAGAATTCTTTTCTGTGTTCATGTACCACCGGCCAAGGCATAGTAGCCTTGAGGCAGGAATTATTAAAGCTTTTAAAAGTTTAA
- a CDS encoding ABC transporter ATP-binding protein has protein sequence MIAVDNVSLSYGGHQHHQALANISMDVKSGESMALIGPSGCGKSSLLFLIAGLVFPQRGKILVADENVAGPRQDVALIIQNYGLFPWKTVWDNVILGLKLRKLDHAKQKQKVSQLLNVLGLADYQDKYPNQLSGGQQQRVAVARALALEPMLLLMDEPFSALDALTRESLQEMVLDIWLENKMTLVFVTHSIEEAVFLGQKIAIFTPGPGRITTIVENSGMGAKEFRATKQFYQQCSKVRKLLEDGQHESA, from the coding sequence TTGATAGCTGTAGATAATGTTTCCCTTTCTTATGGGGGGCATCAGCATCATCAAGCATTGGCTAATATTAGTATGGACGTTAAATCAGGCGAATCTATGGCATTAATCGGGCCATCGGGATGCGGCAAGAGCTCCCTTCTTTTTCTTATAGCAGGATTGGTTTTTCCCCAAAGAGGGAAAATTTTAGTGGCAGATGAAAATGTTGCCGGACCGCGACAAGATGTGGCTCTTATTATTCAGAACTATGGCCTATTTCCGTGGAAAACAGTATGGGATAATGTAATCCTTGGTCTCAAATTACGAAAGCTGGATCATGCCAAACAGAAACAAAAAGTCAGCCAGCTGTTAAATGTTTTGGGATTGGCAGACTATCAGGATAAATATCCAAACCAGCTCAGTGGAGGTCAGCAGCAGCGGGTAGCAGTAGCCAGAGCACTGGCATTGGAACCGATGCTGCTGTTGATGGACGAGCCATTTTCTGCACTGGATGCATTAACCAGGGAAAGTTTACAGGAAATGGTTCTTGATATTTGGTTGGAAAACAAAATGACTTTGGTTTTTGTTACCCATAGCATTGAAGAAGCAGTTTTTCTAGGGCAAAAGATTGCCATCTTTACTCCGGGACCGGGAAGGATTACCACCATTGTAGAAAATTCGGGCATGGGTGCAAAAGAATTTCGTGCTACCAAGCAATTTTATCAACAGTGCAGTAAGGTCAGGAAACTACTGGAGGACGGTCAACATGAGTCAGCATAA
- a CDS encoding AAA family ATPase: MLKSGNGKADTGGNDSSASRKTNGVNKGQVQESSVEDVLAELNQLVGLEAVKHLVKELRAFIDIQQQRQQMHLRTEPLVMHMIFRGNPGTGKTTVARIIGQLFKEMNVLPKGHSIEVERADLVGEYIGHTAQRTKEQVKKALGGILFIDEAYSLARGGEKDFGKEAIDVLVKAMEDHKDDFILILAGYRDEMDWFLLTNPGLRSRFPIHIDFPDYTVDELLGISDLMLEKREYSLTPGAKVELRKLVNNKLIYGHEHSGNARLVRNIIEKAIRRQAVRLVNHHNLGRKELMRITPEDLREAVKNDS; encoded by the coding sequence ATGTTAAAATCAGGTAATGGCAAGGCCGATACCGGCGGCAACGATAGCTCTGCGTCCCGAAAGACCAACGGAGTTAATAAAGGGCAAGTACAAGAGAGCAGTGTGGAAGATGTGCTCGCTGAACTAAACCAACTGGTAGGTTTAGAGGCAGTAAAACACTTAGTAAAGGAATTAAGAGCGTTTATCGATATTCAGCAGCAAAGGCAGCAAATGCACCTGCGCACTGAACCCCTAGTGATGCACATGATTTTTCGCGGCAACCCCGGTACTGGTAAAACTACAGTAGCTCGCATTATCGGTCAATTATTTAAGGAAATGAATGTTCTTCCTAAAGGGCACTCGATAGAAGTAGAACGAGCTGATTTGGTAGGTGAATACATTGGACACACCGCACAAAGGACCAAAGAACAGGTTAAGAAAGCCCTGGGAGGGATATTGTTTATCGATGAAGCATACTCGTTAGCTAGGGGCGGGGAAAAAGATTTTGGTAAAGAAGCAATTGATGTGTTGGTCAAGGCGATGGAGGACCATAAAGATGACTTTATTTTAATTTTGGCAGGTTATAGAGACGAGATGGATTGGTTTTTACTTACTAACCCCGGCCTGCGTTCACGGTTCCCAATACATATAGACTTTCCAGACTATACTGTTGATGAGTTACTTGGCATCAGCGATTTAATGTTGGAAAAAAGAGAATACAGTTTAACTCCCGGCGCGAAAGTTGAACTACGAAAATTAGTCAACAATAAACTAATTTATGGTCATGAGCATAGTGGGAATGCCCGGTTGGTACGAAACATTATTGAAAAGGCAATTCGGCGTCAGGCAGTTAGGTTGGTAAATCACCATAATTTAGGCAGAAAGGAGCTAATGAGAATTACTCCGGAAGACCTAAGGGAGGCTGTGAAAAATGACAGCTAA
- a CDS encoding HesA/MoeB/ThiF family protein, with amino-acid sequence MLDFTDEQIKRYSRHIILKEIGGKGQKKLLNSKVLVVGAGGLGSPASLYLAAAGVGTLGIIDYDIVELSNLQRQVLHGTEDVGKAKVESAKETLNRLNPDVHVIPHFKKLDKENISELIDDYDLIVDGVDNFAARYLLNDACIMRGKPLVEAGILRWDGMIMTIEPNAGPCYRCVFPSPPPPGSVPSCQEAGVLGAIAGVMGVLQATEAVKYLLGVGDNLIGRMLLFNALESQFREVEISREDKCPVCGNNPSITSLEEYELQCSVHNK; translated from the coding sequence ATGTTGGACTTTACTGACGAGCAGATAAAACGCTATTCTAGACATATTATTCTTAAAGAAATTGGTGGTAAAGGACAGAAGAAGTTGCTAAATTCAAAAGTGTTGGTGGTAGGCGCAGGGGGGTTAGGCTCACCAGCCAGTCTTTATCTAGCTGCCGCCGGTGTTGGCACTTTGGGGATTATTGACTATGATATTGTCGAACTGTCCAACCTGCAGCGGCAGGTGCTGCATGGAACTGAAGACGTGGGCAAGGCTAAAGTAGAATCTGCGAAAGAAACATTAAACAGATTAAATCCTGATGTACATGTGATACCACACTTTAAAAAACTGGATAAGGAAAATATTTCCGAACTAATAGATGACTATGATTTAATCGTAGACGGAGTAGATAATTTTGCTGCTAGGTACTTACTAAATGATGCTTGTATTATGCGGGGCAAGCCCTTGGTGGAAGCAGGAATATTACGCTGGGATGGTATGATTATGACTATTGAGCCTAATGCAGGTCCATGCTACCGATGCGTATTCCCTTCGCCGCCGCCGCCCGGAAGCGTACCTTCGTGTCAGGAGGCTGGTGTGTTGGGAGCAATTGCCGGAGTAATGGGCGTACTTCAGGCAACCGAAGCGGTAAAATACTTACTTGGCGTAGGGGATAACCTGATTGGCAGAATGCTTCTTTTCAATGCCTTAGAAAGCCAATTTAGAGAAGTCGAAATATCTAGAGAAGATAAATGCCCAGTATGTGGTAACAACCCATCTATTACTTCATTGGAGGAATATGAGCTTCAGTGCTCAGTCCATAATAAATAA
- a CDS encoding ABC transporter permease, protein MSQHKVRWWQYVLSLAGLLTVWQIAAMLVDSPVFPEPINAIIAFALEFRGEMIHHFVVSTYRVVISLFLAMLAAIPLGLLLGRNPKIDRFVAPAVYMVYPIPKIVFFPLIMILLGIGNVSKIFIITLIVSFQILVSTRDAAKGVPQASVYSARSLGAKGWQVYRHVIVPACLPEMITALRISLGTAVAVLFLAETVAGSSGLGYFILSAMYRAEYSAMFAGIMAMGLLGLMLYYFVDLFEKMFCSWQHL, encoded by the coding sequence ATGAGTCAGCATAAAGTACGATGGTGGCAGTATGTCTTGTCCCTGGCAGGATTGCTGACTGTTTGGCAGATTGCGGCTATGCTAGTCGATAGTCCGGTCTTTCCTGAGCCGATAAATGCTATTATAGCATTTGCCCTGGAATTTCGTGGTGAAATGATACATCATTTCGTTGTAAGCACCTACCGAGTAGTAATAAGTTTGTTTTTGGCTATGCTAGCTGCAATTCCTCTTGGACTGCTGCTGGGCCGTAACCCTAAAATTGACCGTTTTGTGGCTCCGGCTGTTTATATGGTGTATCCAATACCAAAAATAGTTTTTTTTCCTTTGATTATGATTCTGTTGGGCATTGGTAATGTTTCGAAAATCTTTATTATTACACTAATAGTATCATTTCAGATTTTAGTTTCCACTAGGGATGCAGCCAAGGGAGTCCCTCAAGCATCAGTATATTCTGCCCGATCACTAGGGGCTAAAGGGTGGCAGGTATATCGTCATGTTATTGTACCCGCCTGCTTGCCAGAAATGATAACTGCTTTAAGAATTAGTTTGGGTACTGCGGTTGCCGTGCTGTTTCTCGCAGAAACCGTGGCTGGTTCCAGCGGACTAGGCTACTTCATTCTTTCAGCAATGTATCGAGCGGAATATAGCGCCATGTTTGCCGGCATTATGGCAATGGGTCTATTGGGATTGATGCTCTATTATTTTGTTGATCTCTTCGAGAAGATGTTTTGCAGTTGGCAGCATTTATAA
- a CDS encoding ABC transporter substrate-binding protein: protein MKKFFLLLIVSLILTTGCGSGGANEEQPLRIGVLPIEDSLPLFVAEAENIFVENGVDVELVSFNSARDRDMALQAGEIDGEVADILAAALLEKSEVDVSIISLTLGTIPQEGRFALLTSPNSGLDSLAKVDSLSVAISENTIIEYVLDQLIEVGSINKEKVDKVSIPRIPERLQLLLADKIDAAVLPDPLASLAEAKGAHVILDDTKINDNISQVVVLFTKDTVQENAGAVTKMIDAYDQAVEIFNANPDSYRQLFIEKARVPQDIQNSYQAPKFSPAQVPAQADVDRLLNWAKAKNLIPGGISYEQLIDNSFVKE, encoded by the coding sequence ATGAAAAAGTTTTTTTTATTGTTGATAGTTTCCCTGATTTTAACAACCGGCTGTGGCAGCGGCGGAGCTAATGAAGAGCAGCCTTTACGTATTGGAGTGTTACCCATTGAAGATAGTTTACCGTTGTTTGTAGCTGAAGCGGAGAACATTTTCGTTGAAAATGGTGTAGATGTCGAATTAGTTTCCTTTAATAGTGCCAGGGATAGGGATATGGCACTTCAAGCCGGAGAGATAGACGGTGAAGTAGCTGACATTCTCGCTGCAGCCTTGTTGGAGAAAAGTGAAGTGGATGTATCTATTATTTCTCTTACCTTAGGTACTATTCCCCAGGAGGGAAGGTTTGCTCTCTTAACCAGTCCAAATTCAGGATTAGACAGCCTGGCGAAGGTAGATAGTCTCTCTGTGGCCATTTCTGAGAACACAATTATTGAATATGTCTTGGACCAACTGATCGAAGTAGGGAGTATTAACAAAGAAAAAGTTGATAAAGTGTCTATCCCTCGCATACCTGAGCGTTTGCAGCTACTGCTGGCTGATAAAATTGATGCGGCAGTATTGCCCGACCCATTAGCATCCCTTGCTGAAGCTAAAGGTGCTCATGTGATTTTAGATGACACTAAAATAAATGATAATATTAGTCAGGTGGTCGTGCTGTTTACAAAGGATACAGTACAAGAAAACGCTGGCGCGGTGACAAAGATGATTGATGCATATGATCAGGCGGTGGAGATTTTCAACGCTAACCCTGATAGTTATCGCCAATTGTTTATTGAAAAGGCTAGAGTACCACAAGACATTCAGAATAGTTACCAGGCACCAAAATTCTCGCCTGCACAAGTACCGGCGCAGGCGGATGTTGACCGACTATTGAACTGGGCAAAAGCAAAAAATTTGATACCTGGTGGAATTTCCTATGAACAATTGATAGACAACTCCTTTGTAAAGGAATGA